The genome window TAAATGCGAGGGTGGCCTCTTTCCATATCTGCGTTTCGAGAGACCTTTCGAACCGGACAGACGGATCGAAGAGCTTCATCGCCATCATGAGGCATGCCGGGGCGCACGTGAAATCGAATGTCTGTGAGTAGTAGGGGACATCGAGCTTCATCGCGGCGGCGGTCAAGTCCAGGCGCTTTTCCATTACCAGGGCGTCGGCGCCGTCCTCGTAATAGCCCGGCGACGTGCCGACGTGGGCGTACCCGTTTCGCTCGTAGAAGGCGATTGCCGTGGGGTTGTCCGGGCGGACCTCCAGGCGCATAACCGTGAGCGCCTTCGAGGAACCTTCCAGCTCGCACCGCTGGAGCAGGAGCTTGCCGAGGCCCTTGCCCTGTAGGGCTGGGGTGACGACGATCGAATACAGGTAGGCGGTGCGGCCGCCCTTGCGCCAGGTGATACACGCGTATCCGGCGACCGCACCTTCTGGGTCGACGACGAATACGGCGGAGTTCGGACCCTTGATGAGGCCGCGCAGCAGCGACCGGCTGAAACGGTCCGTGGCGAAGCCAGCCTCCTCGAGTCCCACAAGCGAGTCAAGGTCGGCGATAGTCGCGAGGCGGACGTTGCCGCTCTCCGGCACCGCTAGCCCCACTTTCCGGCGAGGTAGCTGACAAGCCTGTCGTACATGTGCGGGGCCTCTGCGTCCTCATCGCCTGCGGCGATCGTGGGGTTGTCGTTCACCTCGATAACAACGTAATCGTCGCCGACCTGCTTGATGTCGACTCCGTACAGGCCTTTGCCGATGGACGCCGAGGCCTTCAGGGCGGTGTCGAGGAGTTTAGGGCTTACCTTGTCTATTTTGAATGACTGCATCCTCGCGAAGATCTGGTGGCCGTCCGGGGTGTGAGTGAGCACCTTCCAGCGGTTCTTGGGAATAAGGTACTGGCAGACATATAGCACCTCGCCCCCGAGGACCCCCACCCTCCAGTCGAACTTCGAGGAGACGAAGCGCTGGGCAACGATTCTGTCCGCGCGGCGGAAGAACTTCTTGCCGACCGCGAGCACCTCCTTTGGGGTGGCTGCCTTCTCCACATACATGGAGAAGCTGGAGTCGGGCGCCTTCAACACCACCGGGCTTCCCAGCACATCCAGAAGCTCCTCAGCGCTCGCCGGGGTCAGCTCGCCGTCCAGGAGGAACCGCGTCTCAGGCATCGGCACCTTTCGCTTGATGAGGTGCCTGTACATTTTGATCTTGTCGCAGCAAATGATGATGGAGTCC of SAR202 cluster bacterium contains these proteins:
- a CDS encoding RimK family alpha-L-glutamate ligase gives rise to the protein MADIGVFVERYTISRTEEMGAIMRLGYAAQRMGHRVDVLFRPDIYKIPQYDALYIRTQTDPLNATYVAARTAQMHGLRVIDDPDSIIICCDKIKMYRHLIKRKVPMPETRFLLDGELTPASAEELLDVLGSPVVLKAPDSSFSMYVEKAATPKEVLAVGKKFFRRADRIVAQRFVSSKFDWRVGVLGGEVLYVCQYLIPKNRWKVLTHTPDGHQIFARMQSFKIDKVSPKLLDTALKASASIGKGLYGVDIKQVGDDYVVIEVNDNPTIAAGDEDAEAPHMYDRLVSYLAGKWG
- a CDS encoding GNAT family N-acetyltransferase, translated to MGLAVPESGNVRLATIADLDSLVGLEEAGFATDRFSRSLLRGLIKGPNSAVFVVDPEGAVAGYACITWRKGGRTAYLYSIVVTPALQGKGLGKLLLQRCELEGSSKALTVMRLEVRPDNPTAIAFYERNGYAHVGTSPGYYEDGADALVMEKRLDLTAAAMKLDVPYYSQTFDFTCAPACLMMAMKLFDPSVRFERSLETQIWKEATLAFMTSGLGGCEAFGVAVAGLRRGFHARVIVSSRKPPFLNSVRAHFKKEVIELVHSNLLREAHERGAGIDYRPVTLDDISDGLAAGEVPIVLISLHRMHGFKAPHWVVVTGYDGDGLFVNDPYRVPHDKLGRSPEGLRIPKAEFARMIGYGKEGLRSAVFISR